One genomic segment of Desulfobacterales bacterium includes these proteins:
- a CDS encoding catalase: protein MEDTNRKMTNNAGAPVADNQNVMTAGSRGPMLLQDVWFLEKLAHFDREVIPERRMHAKGSGAYGTFTVTHDITSYTKAKIFSKIGNKTEIFTRFSTVAGERGAADAERDIRGFAIKFYTEEGNWDLVGNNTPVFFLRDPLKFPDLNHAVKRDPRTNLRSAKNNWDFWTSLPEALHQVTIVMSDRGIPATYRHMNGFGSHTFSMINANNERYWVKFHFKTQQGIKNLTDEEAEKVIGKCRESHQRDLYESIENGDFPRWTMFIQVMPEKDASTCPYNPFDLTKVWLHKDYPLIEVGVLELNRNPKNYFAEVEQSAFNPANIVPGIGFSPDKMLQGRLFSYGDAQRYRLGVNHHLIPVNKARCPFHSYHRDGAMRVDGNHDSTIGYEPNSYNEWKQQPEFAEPPLSLEGTADRWNHREDEDYYTQTGMLFRMMSTEQQEVLFANTARSIGDAPKEIQIRHIGNCLKADPDYGKGIAKSLGIPISEVTKE, encoded by the coding sequence ATGGAAGATACAAATAGAAAAATGACAAACAATGCAGGAGCTCCTGTCGCTGACAATCAAAACGTGATGACAGCAGGCTCCAGAGGCCCGATGTTGCTACAGGATGTTTGGTTTTTAGAAAAACTAGCTCATTTTGACCGTGAGGTTATCCCAGAACGACGCATGCACGCCAAAGGTTCTGGCGCTTATGGTACTTTTACAGTTACCCACGATATTACCAGTTATACTAAAGCAAAGATATTTTCCAAAATCGGAAATAAAACTGAAATTTTTACACGTTTTTCAACAGTAGCTGGAGAACGTGGAGCAGCCGATGCTGAGAGAGATATCCGAGGATTTGCCATTAAATTTTATACAGAAGAAGGAAACTGGGATTTAGTCGGAAACAATACGCCAGTTTTTTTTCTGCGTGATCCCCTAAAGTTCCCTGATTTAAATCATGCCGTCAAACGTGACCCGCGCACAAACCTACGTAGCGCTAAGAATAACTGGGACTTCTGGACATCACTACCAGAAGCTCTGCACCAGGTCACTATCGTCATGAGCGACCGTGGAATCCCTGCCACCTACCGCCATATGAACGGTTTTGGAAGTCATACTTTTAGTATGATTAATGCAAATAACGAACGTTACTGGGTTAAATTTCACTTCAAAACTCAACAGGGCATTAAGAATCTCACAGATGAAGAAGCCGAAAAAGTCATCGGTAAATGCCGAGAGAGCCATCAGCGAGACTTATATGAAAGCATAGAAAATGGCGATTTCCCTCGTTGGACTATGTTTATACAAGTAATGCCTGAAAAAGATGCTTCCACCTGTCCTTATAACCCATTTGATCTTACCAAAGTATGGCTTCACAAGGATTATCCATTGATCGAGGTAGGTGTGCTTGAACTAAACCGTAATCCTAAAAACTATTTTGCGGAAGTTGAGCAGTCAGCCTTTAATCCAGCCAATATCGTTCCAGGTATAGGATTTTCGCCAGATAAAATGTTACAAGGACGTTTATTTTCATATGGAGATGCACAACGTTATCGACTAGGTGTGAACCATCACTTAATCCCTGTTAATAAAGCACGTTGTCCCTTCCATAGCTACCACCGTGATGGGGCTATGCGAGTTGATGGCAATCATGACAGCACTATTGGATATGAACCTAACAGTTACAACGAGTGGAAACAGCAACCTGAATTTGCCGAGCCTCCTCTTAGTTTGGAAGGCACAGCAGATCGTTGGAATCATCGTGAAGATGAAGATTACTACACTCAGACAGGAATGCTTTTCAGAATGATGAGTACCGAGCAGCAAGAAGTTCTATTCGCCAATACTGCTCGATCTATTGGAGATGCTCCTAAAGAAATTCAAATTCGTCATATTGGTAACTGCCTAAAAGCAGATCCAGATTATGGCAAAGGTATAGCTAAATCGCTTGGTATCCCTATCAGTGAAGTAACAAAAGAATAG